One Natrinema halophilum genomic window carries:
- a CDS encoding DUF7344 domain-containing protein encodes MSVQTNRTEPLEESEVFHILGNDRRRAIVQQLADDGGQIDVSDVATEIAATESDTTPVPNNLYKSVYVSLQQTHLPQLQEDAVIEYDSDAKTIQPGRHFDDVLQYVDGHNDNHSSILQFHLGLCVLGLVVIALVGLGVPLVSNINLVLWSVLVFLAVAASSLYRLLG; translated from the coding sequence ATGTCAGTTCAAACGAACAGAACTGAACCCCTCGAAGAGAGCGAGGTGTTTCACATCCTCGGTAACGATCGCCGGCGAGCTATCGTCCAGCAGCTTGCAGACGATGGCGGTCAGATCGATGTCTCTGACGTCGCGACCGAAATCGCTGCGACCGAATCGGACACGACGCCCGTCCCGAACAACCTCTACAAGAGCGTCTACGTTTCCCTCCAGCAGACACATCTTCCACAACTCCAAGAGGATGCGGTGATCGAGTACGATTCGGATGCGAAGACGATCCAGCCTGGCCGGCACTTCGACGACGTCCTTCAGTACGTCGACGGTCACAACGATAACCACTCTAGCATCCTTCAGTTTCATCTCGGACTCTGTGTGCTCGGACTCGTTGTGATCGCTCTGGTCGGTCTCGGCGTCCCCCTGGTCTCGAATATCAACTTGGTGCTCTGGAGCGTCCTCGTGTTCCTCGCTGTTGCGGCGAGCAGCCTCTATCGCCTCCTCGGCTGA
- a CDS encoding DUF7563 family protein, with protein sequence MESSTAGARCRNCGTHVTQQFARVFGDNGDVVHGCPSCTTYREMQSGGHLPGD encoded by the coding sequence ATGGAATCGTCCACAGCCGGTGCTCGGTGTCGAAACTGCGGAACTCACGTAACACAACAGTTCGCTCGCGTCTTCGGAGACAATGGCGACGTCGTCCACGGGTGTCCGTCCTGTACGACGTACCGGGAAATGCAGTCGGGAGGTCACCTGCCCGGCGACTAA
- a CDS encoding winged helix-turn-helix domain-containing protein produces MSTQVSNTRSEPTSNPSAQLDVLGDDCARTILTATSEGPKTAKELTNRTDSSSATVYRRINNLLESDLLAECVRFDDDGSHTTAYEATVDVLRVQIDADGIDVVISDTDG; encoded by the coding sequence ATGTCAACGCAAGTGAGCAACACGAGATCGGAACCGACCTCCAATCCGTCCGCCCAGCTCGACGTCCTCGGCGACGACTGCGCGCGGACGATTCTCACAGCGACGAGCGAGGGACCGAAGACTGCAAAGGAGCTGACGAACCGAACGGATAGCTCGTCTGCAACGGTGTACCGACGAATCAACAATCTGCTCGAAAGCGATTTGCTGGCGGAGTGCGTCCGGTTCGACGACGACGGGTCGCACACGACTGCCTACGAAGCAACCGTCGATGTCCTCCGCGTTCAGATCGACGCTGATGGTATCGACGTCGTGATTTCGGATACCGACGGGTGA
- a CDS encoding PadR family transcriptional regulator — MHDLTGFQRDLLYVIAGADRPSGQTVKDEVEKYYSSEINHGRLYPNLDTLVNKELVEKGQLDRRTNYYAITDDGQQQIEERRKWEEQYVSF, encoded by the coding sequence ATGCACGATCTGACCGGCTTCCAGCGTGACCTATTATACGTAATCGCAGGTGCTGACCGACCGTCGGGACAGACCGTTAAAGACGAGGTCGAGAAGTACTACAGTTCCGAAATCAATCACGGACGACTGTATCCGAACCTGGATACGCTCGTCAACAAGGAACTGGTGGAAAAAGGGCAACTCGACAGACGGACGAATTACTACGCGATCACTGATGACGGCCAACAGCAGATCGAAGAGCGCCGCAAGTGGGAAGAGCAATACGTTAGCTTTTAG
- a CDS encoding DUF1616 domain-containing protein, which yields MSHRTNTSTRFAFVRRYPFDLAAVSVAALSAYLIVTTYGSDSSLRLFVTFPLALFLPGYALVSVLFPAGKRRARDTVSAAASTHPRGIDGIERVGLAFVLSLAITPVVVLVLPFTDWGLTTRSITAGLGIVTIVTAQFGVVRRLRTPDGEQFTGSLSAVLQFLRPEKNGSSTLSSVLLVLAIGAAVSALFVGFLMPVSAGGYTELALYSEDEDGEMVAGELPSEIEPGDTIPLLLSIENQEGEDQTYTVVVQQQVVEDGDVVERTELQRIDASVSDGSTGTGERSITPTAAPGDTVRISMLLYHGDPPDEPTNENAAQVTYFWVTVSSPAE from the coding sequence ATGAGCCATCGGACGAATACTTCGACGCGGTTCGCGTTCGTTCGCCGCTATCCGTTCGATCTCGCGGCCGTCTCCGTCGCCGCACTGAGCGCGTATCTAATCGTAACGACCTACGGGAGCGACAGTAGCCTGCGACTGTTCGTTACGTTCCCACTTGCCCTGTTTCTCCCCGGGTATGCGCTCGTCTCGGTCCTGTTCCCGGCCGGTAAGCGACGCGCTCGCGACACGGTTTCGGCAGCAGCCAGCACTCACCCCCGTGGAATCGATGGCATAGAGCGCGTAGGATTGGCGTTCGTCCTATCGCTCGCGATCACTCCAGTGGTCGTCCTAGTGTTACCGTTTACGGATTGGGGGCTGACGACCAGGTCTATTACAGCGGGACTCGGTATCGTCACGATCGTTACCGCTCAATTCGGCGTCGTCCGACGACTTCGTACGCCGGACGGTGAGCAATTTACCGGCTCACTTAGCGCTGTCCTCCAGTTTCTTCGTCCCGAAAAAAACGGGAGCAGTACGCTGTCGTCGGTACTGCTCGTATTAGCGATCGGAGCAGCGGTGAGCGCGTTGTTCGTCGGGTTTTTGATGCCGGTCTCGGCTGGCGGATATACCGAGCTCGCACTGTACAGCGAGGATGAAGACGGCGAAATGGTTGCTGGAGAACTTCCGAGCGAAATCGAACCGGGTGACACCATTCCGTTGCTGCTCTCCATCGAGAATCAGGAAGGGGAGGACCAGACGTATACGGTCGTCGTCCAACAGCAAGTCGTCGAGGATGGCGACGTCGTCGAACGAACCGAGTTGCAACGAATCGACGCGAGCGTCTCCGACGGATCGACGGGGACCGGCGAACGGTCGATCACGCCGACGGCAGCACCCGGTGACACGGTTCGGATCAGTATGCTACTCTATCACGGTGATCCGCCGGACGAACCGACGAACGAAAACGCTGCACAGGTGACGTACTTCTGGGTAACCGTTTCATCCCCCGCCGAATGA
- a CDS encoding DUF7344 domain-containing protein: MADSDLTQAELFDVFSNARRRRAVQYLKRQGCTCDLAPLVEQVAAWENDTDTDNVTRTQRRRVYISLYQTHLPMLEDHGIVDWDPDGHKIELLPNEDRFEPYLDRRLEDQQPWHQLYASVTGLGIVAFGLSSLAVGPLTTALAPAVAVALCFVVLGLAAAQYLSRRPGVSLPLGFPSR; the protein is encoded by the coding sequence ATGGCTGACAGCGATCTCACCCAGGCCGAACTGTTCGACGTGTTCAGTAACGCACGCAGACGACGGGCAGTCCAGTATCTCAAACGACAGGGCTGTACGTGCGACCTCGCGCCGCTCGTCGAACAGGTCGCCGCCTGGGAGAACGATACCGACACCGACAACGTGACCCGGACGCAGCGCCGCCGAGTCTACATCTCGTTGTACCAGACTCACCTGCCGATGTTAGAGGACCACGGCATCGTCGACTGGGACCCGGACGGCCACAAAATCGAATTGCTCCCGAACGAGGACCGCTTCGAGCCGTATCTCGACCGCCGTCTCGAAGACCAGCAGCCGTGGCACCAGCTCTATGCGTCGGTGACAGGACTCGGTATCGTCGCGTTCGGGCTGTCATCGCTGGCAGTCGGCCCGCTGACGACGGCCCTCGCACCGGCCGTCGCGGTGGCACTCTGTTTCGTCGTTCTCGGTCTCGCTGCAGCACAATATCTGTCGCGTCGTCCCGGCGTGTCCCTGCCGCTTGGCTTTCCAAGTCGGTAA
- a CDS encoding acyltransferase yields MSEALREVVSGEGCTVDAGATVGYGEFDNPTRLGDGATIRAGSIVYGDVTIGDGFATGHDVLVREGTTIGDDVLVGTKTVIDGQTTIGSHVSLQTNVYVPTETTIGSNVFVGPGAVLTNDEYPIRTDTELEGPTIEDGASIGANATLLPGVTIGENAFVAAGAVVTTDVPARSLAVGAPATVQSLPDPLEGENQIA; encoded by the coding sequence ATGAGCGAGGCGCTGCGGGAGGTAGTCAGCGGCGAGGGTTGTACCGTCGATGCCGGGGCGACCGTCGGCTACGGGGAGTTCGATAACCCCACCAGGCTCGGCGACGGTGCGACTATCAGGGCCGGATCGATTGTCTACGGCGACGTGACGATCGGAGATGGATTCGCGACCGGTCACGACGTACTGGTTCGCGAAGGGACTACTATCGGCGACGACGTCCTCGTCGGCACCAAGACCGTTATTGATGGCCAGACGACGATCGGCTCTCACGTCAGTCTGCAGACGAACGTCTACGTCCCGACCGAGACGACGATCGGAAGCAACGTTTTCGTCGGTCCTGGTGCCGTGTTAACCAATGATGAATACCCCATTCGGACCGACACGGAACTCGAGGGGCCGACGATCGAAGACGGGGCATCGATCGGGGCAAACGCGACGCTGTTACCGGGCGTCACGATCGGCGAAAATGCGTTCGTTGCGGCCGGTGCCGTCGTCACGACCGACGTTCCCGCCAGGAGCCTCGCAGTCGGAGCGCCTGCGACAGTGCAGTCGCTTCCGGATCCACTGGAGGGGGAAAATCAGATCGCATGA
- a CDS encoding DegT/DnrJ/EryC1/StrS family aminotransferase, whose protein sequence is MTDTETNHEAEMDVEPNTDGGTDTETESTESDTGPETAETVDSVADTAMPVSIADPDLSADAVDRVVSTLEDGRLADGPEVRAFEDEFAAYCGTNEAVATANGTTALHAALEAMGLEDGDAVITSPFSFVASANAIRVAGGAPVFADIDPDTYTLDPTAVEQVLAERDDIVGILPVHLYGLPADMPALCEIADEHDLFVVEDACQAHGATVGGQRVGGFGDAACFSFYPTKNMTTGEGGIVTTDRDDVAERAASYVNHGRTVSGTGGYDHVDLGHNFRMTSIEAAIGRAQLERLPELNRTRRENAAVYDDRLADLPIDTPSEPTGYRHVYHQYTVRTEDRDALEATLSERDVGTGVYYRTAIHRQPAYETVSSAAAKFPRAERAADEVLSLPVHPGLSERDRRIVVEAVRDHFTSQ, encoded by the coding sequence ATGACGGATACCGAAACGAACCACGAGGCCGAGATGGACGTCGAACCGAATACGGATGGCGGTACGGACACCGAAACTGAGAGTACGGAAAGCGATACGGGACCGGAGACCGCCGAGACCGTCGACTCCGTAGCGGATACGGCGATGCCGGTCTCTATCGCGGACCCCGATCTCAGCGCCGATGCCGTCGATCGGGTCGTCTCAACACTCGAAGACGGCCGGCTCGCCGACGGGCCGGAAGTCAGAGCGTTCGAGGACGAATTCGCGGCTTACTGCGGGACGAACGAAGCGGTTGCGACCGCAAACGGGACGACCGCGTTGCACGCCGCCCTCGAGGCGATGGGACTCGAGGACGGCGATGCAGTTATCACCTCGCCGTTCTCGTTCGTCGCGAGTGCGAACGCCATCCGAGTGGCCGGCGGCGCGCCCGTCTTCGCCGACATCGATCCCGATACGTACACGCTTGACCCGACCGCCGTCGAACAGGTCCTCGCGGAGCGAGACGATATCGTGGGTATCCTTCCCGTCCACCTCTACGGGCTCCCCGCCGATATGCCGGCTCTGTGTGAAATCGCCGACGAACACGACTTGTTCGTCGTCGAGGACGCGTGTCAGGCCCATGGTGCAACCGTGGGCGGTCAACGGGTCGGCGGGTTCGGCGACGCCGCGTGTTTCTCGTTCTACCCGACGAAGAACATGACCACTGGCGAAGGTGGGATCGTCACCACCGACCGTGACGACGTCGCGGAACGGGCCGCGAGTTACGTCAACCACGGCCGAACCGTGAGCGGAACTGGTGGCTACGACCACGTCGATCTCGGGCACAACTTTCGAATGACGAGCATCGAGGCAGCGATCGGTCGCGCCCAGCTCGAGCGCCTGCCCGAACTCAACCGCACGCGCCGGGAGAACGCGGCCGTTTACGACGATCGACTCGCCGATCTCCCGATCGATACGCCGTCGGAACCGACCGGTTACCGCCACGTATACCACCAGTACACCGTACGGACGGAAGACCGAGACGCGCTCGAGGCGACCCTCTCCGAACGCGACGTCGGAACCGGCGTGTATTATCGGACGGCAATCCACCGCCAGCCGGCGTACGAAACGGTGAGTTCGGCCGCGGCGAAGTTCCCGCGAGCAGAGCGGGCGGCCGACGAGGTCCTCTCGCTGCCGGTCCATCCGGGCCTCTCCGAGCGTGACCGCCGGATCGTCGTCGAAGCAGTACGGGACCACTTCACCAGCCAATGA
- a CDS encoding Gfo/Idh/MocA family protein: protein MSTDHLADATTEEPIRAGVIGVGSMGENHARVYDELPGVELVGIADRDEEIALRVAAEYGVEPIDPETLCERCDVVTVAVPTHAHYEAVSTCLEAGVHVLVEKPIAETVEQGRQLAEQAREAGLTLQVGHIERFNPAVQAVKEVIEDLDVISVEAERLGPPIDRTAPGNVIFDLMVHDVDVVGSILNEQPSSVAAMGTENGRYATATIEYGETVATVTASRVTQKKVRKLTVTASECLVEVDYLEQSVLIHRDSYPEYLTNDGTPRYRHESVVERPRVDSGEPLRNELRSFVETVKTGAEPEVTAEDGIAALETVQLIDRLATGRRDETDGDPTRESEVEV, encoded by the coding sequence ATGAGTACTGACCACCTAGCGGACGCGACGACCGAAGAACCGATTCGAGCCGGCGTTATCGGCGTCGGCTCTATGGGCGAGAACCATGCGCGCGTCTACGACGAATTACCGGGCGTCGAACTCGTCGGAATTGCCGACCGCGACGAAGAGATCGCCCTGCGCGTCGCAGCCGAATATGGGGTAGAGCCGATCGATCCCGAGACGCTGTGCGAGCGGTGTGACGTCGTGACGGTGGCGGTCCCGACTCACGCTCATTACGAAGCCGTCTCGACCTGTCTCGAGGCCGGCGTTCACGTCCTCGTCGAAAAGCCGATCGCCGAAACGGTCGAGCAAGGTCGGCAGTTGGCCGAGCAGGCTCGCGAGGCAGGACTGACCCTGCAGGTCGGCCACATCGAGCGGTTCAACCCCGCAGTTCAGGCCGTCAAGGAGGTGATCGAAGACCTCGACGTGATCAGCGTCGAAGCCGAGCGGCTCGGACCGCCGATCGATCGGACGGCACCGGGCAACGTCATCTTCGATCTGATGGTTCACGACGTCGACGTCGTTGGATCGATATTGAACGAACAACCGAGTTCGGTCGCCGCGATGGGCACAGAAAACGGACGGTACGCCACTGCGACGATCGAGTACGGAGAGACCGTCGCGACGGTAACGGCGAGCCGCGTGACCCAAAAGAAAGTTCGAAAGCTCACCGTCACCGCCAGCGAGTGCCTCGTCGAAGTCGATTATCTCGAGCAGTCGGTGCTGATCCATCGCGACTCGTACCCCGAATACCTCACGAACGACGGGACGCCTCGGTATCGCCACGAAAGCGTCGTCGAGCGGCCCCGTGTCGATAGCGGCGAGCCGCTTCGAAACGAGCTCCGGTCGTTCGTCGAAACCGTCAAAACCGGCGCCGAACCGGAAGTTACCGCCGAAGACGGGATCGCGGCTCTCGAGACGGTCCAGTTGATCGACCGACTCGCGACGGGTCGGAGAGACGAAACGGACGGTGACCCGACTCGGGAATCGGAGGTGGAAGTCTGA
- a CDS encoding nucleotide sugar dehydrogenase, whose protein sequence is MTGTSPADVESSATDDSETTPTHGLYGTDLSPDEQRDRLTNGEIPVAVYGLGKMGLPLAAVYAETTGNVTGIDVDPDVVAAISDGESHVVGEPGLADLVAEQVDDGRLTATTDGPAAADASRVHVVIVPTLLDDENDPDLATVESVADDIATGLAPGDLVIVESTLPPMTCRDVLEPHLASQSSLAPDEFGLAFCPERTASGTALRDIRGQYPKVVGGVDDESTRAAAIVYDELSTNEVHRVSDATTAEAVKVFEGVYRDVNIGLANELCQLADELGISVREAIDTANDLPMCQLHDPGPGVGGHCIPYYPHFLLRQTGESMAVTRAARCTNAEMPSVVVDRLERELDSAGTDIEGASVVVLGITYRPGVEETRASPALGVIDELSERDARVSGIDPLVDPADYGASPVEIDELAEESFDAAVVVTPHEEFDRIDWNAIDPMVVVDGRDTVDLEETAHREYALGGSSDGRPPRGDRGRRRGVERRDSETMSATTDGGTDV, encoded by the coding sequence ATGACGGGAACGTCGCCCGCCGACGTCGAGTCCAGCGCGACCGACGACTCCGAAACTACTCCCACGCACGGACTCTACGGTACGGACCTGTCTCCGGACGAACAACGCGACCGGCTGACGAACGGCGAGATTCCGGTGGCCGTCTACGGCCTCGGTAAGATGGGACTCCCACTGGCGGCGGTCTACGCCGAAACGACGGGAAACGTAACCGGTATCGACGTCGACCCCGACGTCGTCGCAGCGATCTCCGACGGTGAGAGCCACGTCGTCGGCGAACCGGGCCTCGCGGACCTCGTGGCCGAGCAAGTCGATGATGGGCGACTCACGGCGACGACCGACGGCCCGGCTGCAGCCGACGCGTCTCGGGTTCACGTCGTCATCGTTCCGACCCTCTTAGACGACGAAAACGATCCGGATCTGGCGACCGTCGAGTCGGTCGCCGACGACATCGCGACCGGACTCGCTCCCGGTGATCTGGTGATCGTCGAGTCGACGCTTCCGCCGATGACCTGCCGAGACGTTCTCGAGCCACACCTCGCGAGTCAGAGCAGTCTCGCGCCCGACGAGTTCGGGCTCGCGTTCTGTCCGGAACGGACCGCTTCGGGGACGGCCCTGCGAGACATTCGCGGCCAGTACCCGAAAGTCGTCGGCGGCGTCGACGATGAGAGTACCAGGGCCGCGGCGATCGTCTATGACGAACTCTCGACCAACGAGGTCCATCGCGTCTCGGATGCGACGACGGCGGAGGCTGTCAAGGTGTTCGAGGGGGTCTATCGGGACGTGAACATCGGCCTCGCAAACGAGCTGTGTCAGCTCGCCGACGAACTCGGAATATCGGTCCGCGAGGCGATCGACACGGCCAACGACTTGCCGATGTGCCAGCTTCACGATCCGGGCCCGGGCGTCGGCGGCCACTGCATTCCCTACTACCCGCATTTCCTGCTCAGGCAGACGGGCGAGTCGATGGCCGTGACCCGAGCCGCTCGCTGCACCAACGCCGAGATGCCGTCCGTGGTCGTCGACCGACTCGAGCGTGAACTCGATAGTGCGGGAACCGACATCGAGGGGGCGTCGGTCGTCGTTCTCGGAATCACATACCGCCCGGGCGTCGAAGAGACTCGCGCTTCGCCGGCACTCGGTGTCATCGACGAACTCTCCGAGCGCGACGCTCGCGTTTCGGGGATCGACCCGCTCGTCGATCCGGCCGACTATGGCGCAAGCCCCGTCGAAATCGACGAGCTAGCCGAAGAGTCGTTCGACGCCGCCGTCGTCGTCACCCCGCACGAAGAATTCGATCGAATCGACTGGAACGCCATCGATCCGATGGTCGTCGTCGACGGCCGGGATACGGTCGACCTCGAAGAGACTGCGCATCGAGAGTACGCGCTCGGGGGCTCGAGCGACGGTCGACCTCCTCGGGGTGATCGCGGCCGCAGAAGGGGTGTCGAACGACGGGATTCCGAGACGATGAGCGCGACGACGGATGGGGGAACGGATGTATAA
- a CDS encoding glycosyltransferase family 2 protein: MYKDKRIGVVVTAYDEAAFVGRVIETVPEYVDRIYAVDDRSPDASWDVIQRVAERINGERENEPAEATLTVADGGDGRRVVPIRHDENRGYGAAVKTGYRHAAADGIDVVAVMNGDGQMDPAILDRIIDPVVTGEVDYAKGNRLRSPEDREGMSKFRFAGNAILTGLSKFATGYWSISDSQNGYTAISREAIETLDLESITDRYGFLNHLLTHLNVAGCRVADVPMSAVYGDEESSIRYTSFIRFVSLLLLRNFCWRLKTRYLVQSFNPAIVNYGVAAVGLAGGLIGLIRSATRAAAGEDGFVGGITSFVAALLGLVSLCTAIRLDAAANEELEAPSGERDAETERIRGHEPDEPVQTQSIE; encoded by the coding sequence ATGTATAAGGACAAGCGTATCGGCGTCGTCGTGACGGCGTACGATGAGGCTGCGTTCGTCGGCCGCGTCATCGAGACGGTGCCGGAATACGTCGACCGGATCTACGCCGTCGACGATCGGTCGCCGGACGCAAGCTGGGACGTGATCCAGCGAGTTGCCGAGCGGATAAATGGAGAGCGAGAAAACGAACCCGCCGAGGCGACACTCACGGTGGCCGACGGTGGTGACGGCCGGCGCGTCGTTCCCATCCGTCACGATGAGAACCGCGGCTACGGAGCGGCGGTCAAAACCGGCTATCGCCACGCCGCTGCGGACGGTATCGACGTCGTCGCAGTGATGAACGGTGACGGTCAAATGGATCCCGCTATTCTCGACCGGATCATCGATCCGGTCGTCACCGGCGAGGTAGACTATGCCAAGGGTAACCGGCTACGGAGCCCGGAAGATAGAGAAGGCATGTCGAAGTTTCGGTTCGCCGGGAACGCGATACTCACCGGCCTTTCGAAGTTCGCCACCGGCTACTGGTCGATCAGCGACTCGCAAAACGGCTACACGGCCATCTCACGGGAGGCGATCGAAACCCTCGACCTCGAGTCGATCACCGACAGGTACGGGTTCCTCAATCACCTTCTGACCCACCTCAACGTAGCCGGCTGTCGGGTCGCAGACGTCCCGATGTCGGCCGTTTACGGCGACGAAGAAAGCAGCATTCGGTACACGTCGTTCATCAGATTCGTCTCACTTCTGTTACTTCGGAATTTCTGCTGGCGGTTGAAAACGAGATACCTCGTTCAGTCGTTCAATCCTGCGATCGTCAACTACGGCGTCGCTGCCGTGGGACTGGCGGGCGGACTGATTGGACTAATCAGGTCAGCCACGCGGGCGGCAGCCGGAGAGGACGGCTTTGTCGGGGGGATCACATCATTCGTCGCCGCGCTGCTCGGGCTGGTCTCGCTTTGCACCGCTATCCGACTCGACGCCGCGGCAAACGAAGAACTGGAAGCTCCCTCTGGCGAACGCGACGCCGAGACCGAACGAATTCGGGGACACGAACCCGATGAGCCGGTGCAGACTCAGTCGATCGAGTAA
- a CDS encoding DUF354 domain-containing protein: MRILVLANTPAHVHQYRHAVDCLETAGHDVLVLTREYACTTDLLGYFDMPYRVYGDHRTEGYSKLQFASELGGQIRSIGTQAVRFDPDVVFGRGPYAAFAGTLTRTPVVLVLDDEPGDFNHTVSRPFADCILSPAVTRRDLGDDHYTFDGFKECAYLHPDVFEPNEAVRKHLGVDSDEPYVLVRFNALDALHDTDLEGFRPEQRRDLIERLSEEATVFVSDEGGEMDLQDLPARAYDLHPALIHDAMADASLLVADTGTMATEAALLGTPAFRYRGTDDHEYGEFQELERAGLAEQFDAYDAVRDRSLEILADDEAADRWQRRRREYVGDLVNLTDLLVDVAQSRGTIERLDRSTKRILQPRSQSM; encoded by the coding sequence ATGCGGATCCTCGTCTTGGCCAATACGCCCGCACACGTCCACCAGTATCGACACGCCGTCGACTGCCTCGAGACGGCGGGACACGACGTTCTCGTCCTGACCCGGGAGTACGCCTGTACGACCGACTTACTCGGCTATTTCGACATGCCGTACCGAGTGTACGGCGACCACCGTACGGAGGGGTACTCGAAACTGCAGTTCGCCAGCGAATTGGGAGGGCAGATCCGTTCGATCGGGACACAGGCTGTCCGCTTCGATCCGGACGTCGTCTTCGGCCGTGGTCCGTACGCGGCCTTCGCCGGGACGCTTACGCGAACGCCGGTCGTCCTCGTCCTCGACGATGAACCCGGTGATTTCAATCACACCGTCTCGCGTCCCTTTGCGGATTGCATTCTCTCGCCGGCGGTCACCCGTCGCGATCTCGGGGACGATCACTACACGTTCGACGGGTTCAAAGAGTGCGCCTACCTCCACCCCGACGTATTCGAGCCGAACGAAGCCGTTCGGAAACACCTCGGCGTCGATTCCGACGAACCGTACGTCCTCGTCCGGTTCAACGCGCTGGACGCTCTCCACGACACCGATCTCGAGGGATTCCGCCCGGAACAGCGACGGGACCTGATCGAACGCCTGAGCGAGGAGGCGACCGTCTTCGTCTCCGACGAGGGTGGCGAGATGGACCTGCAGGATCTCCCGGCGCGAGCGTACGATCTCCACCCCGCACTGATCCACGACGCGATGGCTGACGCGTCGCTGCTCGTCGCCGACACCGGCACGATGGCCACCGAAGCCGCGCTGTTAGGAACACCTGCCTTCCGGTATCGGGGCACCGACGACCACGAATACGGCGAGTTTCAAGAACTCGAGCGCGCCGGCCTGGCTGAACAGTTCGACGCGTACGACGCGGTTCGTGATCGCTCTCTCGAGATTCTCGCCGACGACGAGGCGGCCGATCGGTGGCAACGGCGTCGCCGGGAGTACGTCGGCGACCTCGTGAATCTAACCGACTTACTCGTCGACGTTGCTCAGTCTCGCGGGACTATCGAGCGGTTGGACCGCTCGACGAAACGGATCCTCCAACCGCGATCGCAATCGATGTAG
- a CDS encoding glycosyltransferase: MHVLTLTTNADAPFMTQQMAALEDRGVTFSTVSVAGDVGADTSRTPADYLRTVPKVIREAGNGYDLIHAHYGLTAPMALAQIRKPVVLSLWGSDVHGPVAPVSRASAPFCDEVVVMSREMREVLDRDCTVIPDGVDLEKFRPEPQDRAAKKVGWNDDGYAHDVLFPYSPAREVKNYPRAERIVTVVDNLLEHPVRLRTVSGVDHDSVSDYMNAADALILTSHSEGSPNSIKEALACNLPVVAVDVGDVRERLSGVNPSCVCSSDEELIQGLLEILERGERSNGREAAREVSIDRTADRMLEVYERVAGQMIETEDCTDELTVQGISRLE; this comes from the coding sequence ATGCACGTCCTCACGCTTACGACGAACGCCGATGCGCCGTTCATGACCCAGCAGATGGCCGCGCTCGAGGACCGAGGCGTAACCTTTTCGACGGTGTCGGTGGCCGGCGATGTCGGCGCCGATACGTCACGGACGCCGGCCGATTATCTCCGGACCGTCCCGAAGGTCATCCGAGAGGCGGGAAATGGCTACGATCTGATCCACGCTCACTACGGGCTGACGGCACCGATGGCGCTCGCACAGATCCGAAAGCCCGTGGTTCTCTCACTGTGGGGATCTGACGTCCACGGGCCAGTCGCACCCGTTAGTCGAGCGTCTGCGCCGTTCTGCGACGAGGTCGTCGTCATGTCGCGGGAAATGCGCGAGGTCCTCGACCGCGACTGTACGGTGATTCCCGACGGCGTCGATCTGGAGAAGTTCCGTCCCGAACCGCAGGATCGGGCCGCGAAGAAAGTGGGCTGGAACGACGATGGGTACGCACACGACGTCCTGTTCCCGTATTCACCCGCACGGGAAGTGAAGAATTATCCGCGGGCCGAGCGCATCGTGACCGTCGTCGACAACCTCCTCGAGCACCCGGTGCGACTCCGAACGGTCTCCGGCGTCGATCACGACTCCGTCTCGGACTACATGAACGCAGCGGACGCCCTCATTTTGACCTCCCACAGCGAAGGATCACCGAACTCGATAAAGGAGGCGCTGGCCTGTAACCTCCCCGTCGTCGCCGTCGACGTCGGCGACGTCCGAGAGCGCCTGTCGGGCGTGAATCCTTCCTGCGTTTGCTCGAGCGACGAGGAACTGATCCAGGGCCTGCTGGAAATCCTCGAACGCGGCGAGCGATCGAACGGTCGCGAAGCCGCTCGTGAAGTGAGCATCGATCGAACGGCCGACCGAATGCTCGAGGTGTACGAGCGCGTTGCCGGACAGATGATCGAAACCGAAGACTGCACCGACGAACTCACCGTTCAAGGCATCTCGAGACTCGAGTGA